Within Vigna unguiculata cultivar IT97K-499-35 chromosome 2, ASM411807v1, whole genome shotgun sequence, the genomic segment CccttttactaaaagttaacaATCACTCTATAAAATCGGGTTCTGTTTTGTTCTATTTATTAAAGCTTTTGTTTTTTCGCATCTAACAACGATATACATTTTAAATGGTTTCTGAagcaaattttcaaataataatagcagtaaataaaaatagttttaaataagGTATAAACTgagtttaaaatatcaataacaGCAAATAAAGTACAGTTAacagtttaaaaaattttaaaaactacaaaattaaacatttaatttaacCATGTTTAAAACTACAATTTGTCATTCCAGTTTATATATACAATtgagtttaatatatttaacatatcCAATTTGGATAATATTTAGTAATGATTTTTCAATTGTGGtatgatttaaaacaaattacaatagcatcatatatttttcaatataaaatgaATGATTGTAGCAGGTACGTGTCGCATcctatatttttctatatttttcaatataagaCGAACCACCACAGTATCGGATATGACAAGTATCTGATACTTGTGTCGTATCTATACATCATACAAAGCAGTGATAGTTTCCTAAATTAAAATGACGAAAATTTTCAGTAAATACCTTAGGGACTGATGGTATAAGCTTAAACCTGCTGTTTCGAAACTCATCATCACCATCAACAAAGCGATGCAACAGGGATCCAGAAACTAACTCCTTtgtcacaaaataaaaaaccataCTATAGTGTGTTGATGCAGGCACCTACAACCAAAGTGCAATGATTCATTTACTCCTGACTCTAAACTTTTGAAGTTTAAAGTTGACCCAATCACATGAACAGAAGAACTCACTTGAAGATTAATGACAAAGGAGAAAAATCCTTTTTCTGAAGCTACCTACATAGAAACAAAAGATTACGATCATAGTCAGGAAAAACCTAAAAAAGGCATGCAACAACCTCccaacttaaataaataaatagtaaaaaggaAAATCAAATTCAGTAAAGATATTATCTTGCTAATACTCCCATTTAAGTAAAGATATTACGCTCCCTTACTTTGTGGTTCAGTTACAGGTGTGTGAGTTTGCAGGTTTGGGGGTTGTCTTGTTCTGCAGTAAGGTGTTTAAAAGATAGTGTAGCTGTGGGGTCTTTTAAACCCAGAGAGCATTCCACAAAATACAGAAATAGCAGCATGCTGTATATATTCCCATTTTGGTTCAGACATTCAATTTCAATGAATAATTTCAGTACAGAAAAACAGAGACGGAAATTATATTGATgatgataatttaaaagatgGGGGGGGATGCTCCATCTTCATTTAACATTATATACCTAAGTTTACAtgaaatttcattatattttcaaGCATCATCATGTTCCGTTTCAATTAACCGGGGATACTATTTTTTTCCCAAATAGGATGGATATGTGGTATATAATAAGCACAAACCTTGAGAAAAGGTAACTTAATTTTCCCATAACTATAAACTCCATCAAATATCtaagtaagaaaaatcaatCATGTCACATGTTTACTTCACACGCCCGGGTAAAGTAACAAACCTACTGACAGTGTGATTACTGAGGTGTAGCAGACATATATGAaggaaaataatcaaattactaTGCTTCAATTATAATTTGGCTATGGTGCTTCAAACAAAGGGCGCCTGGTATAACTTTCAGTTGCTACAGGATACTTATAATAACCTCCACCTAGAAGACAAAATGGATCTTTTGGGATTGTTAGTATCTCCTCCTATGCGAAGCATAGATAAAACAGAGGGAAAGATAGGGGATAGTGGATTCAGTAACTAAATGACTTTTGGACAGGAAGGTTTGAAGATCCTGAAAGTTCTACAACCTTCACAGTGGACTATTTTTGTTTCCTCTTCAGTTGAGTCTATCTTGTGATAGACCTATTATCTCTGTAATAGAGTTTAGCCCTATTTTCTGTAACAAAATTCCCAGCTTCAACCACCTACCATTAATCTTCATCAAGaaacaaaaagttaaattacTCACTTGGGCTGCACAACCATGACGCCTAGCCACATGGTCCATCCTTTTTGAGTCCTTAAACCAATCTACAGCAACAAGATCCAGCATATGTTTGCCAGCAGGAACCTTCAAAGTTTACCACAAAGGAATATGAACACACAGACAATGATAAACTTTGTTCAGAAagtggaaaataaaaatagaatgaaTACCTTCGACTTGTCATAGCAAAAATGCTTGCTTCTGACTCTAAAGTTATTTCCATCAGAAATTTTCCAGCAGTCCCGAGCATTATCTCGGTCATCCCGACGCAAATTTCCCGAAAAGGAAGACAAGTCAATTTCATTTGCAGGTTCTTCTTCCAAAGCTTCAGTTTAGGAAAACATCATGAAAAGATTTAATTGAGCTTCTAACAAACATGCATCATCGTGGTGAATTTCTTCATGCACAAGTTTGTAATTGTAATACCATTAAATTGAATAGGGTATTGCAAGCAATTACCTGTTCTTTTCACATCATTCTCAAGACCAATTTGGTACGCCTGAAAAGttttatagtaatattaatGCTAAAATTTATGAAGCAAACCTCCAAAGTATACACATAAGGAAAAATGTAGATACAACCTCTTGTTCAGATTCTGCTATTTGaaaatcttcttcatcatcagaATATTCATCTATCAAGGCAGAGTTTCTGCTTGCAGAATTCATTTGATCAAGAGAAGAAGGATTGACAGAAAAATCATTTGGCTTCTGATTCTTCTTTGAAGAAACAGATGTTGAGGACATGTTAACCATGACAGGAATTCTTGGATGAGCATTTCTTTCATCTGATTGGGCAAACCATTCACGTAAACCtgcagaaagagaaaaaaatacaagaatgtTGATACTCATTGCAAACAGGTTATCCTAtgaaaaagagattaaaatGGGGCAACCTCCACTCTAAACTTTCAATTATCAAATCGATAGAGAAAGGTAAATAAAAGAAACCATGATGATAGAAGGGAGAGCATTATCATTCAGTATAAAAATTGTAAACCGCATAAATGGAAATCAACTCACCAGCTACACTATTTAACATTTGACGGACACAATACTGCTGAAAAGATGACAGGTAACCCACACCCCATCCCTTCAGATCAATCTGCATAAGATGCTGGACTTGTGTCCTGGGCCTTCCATTTCGAGGTTTTAAGGGGGAAATATTAAATCCTCCACCTGTAGAAAGCAGATTTTAGACCtaagaaatttcaaaaaagaaacataaagaaAACTTACATGAGATGCATCAatgacaaacaaaaaataatactttaatgAAAACTAGTTAATAATAAcgataatgataaataaatgaCATAAAATCAGGTTATTATCATAAAGATCAATCTTCACTTTAAGCTGACAGAAAACCTCAACTGATTAAAAGAGGGAAACCTCAAAATATGCTAAACAGCTCTAGAATTTCCATGATATTCTCTGACTGGTTAATGCTACcttattaaatattgttattcTATCCATTCTGTTGGAGGTATTGTAACAGTTTGTGAGAACAATATATTCATTGtattgaaattaataaattttcaaacacAGTTCAGCCGTCCTTCTAGGATTTAAAATTCGGTGTGTTCACATGCATGCATGCAACATCCTACttcttttcatgaaaaataaatattaatactaagAGGAAAAGAGCTAAAACAATGGTCCTCCTTAGCAGAAAATCGTAAATAATACAGATtcaatagaaagaaagaaaaaaaaaaggcatcaAAGCTTCCTGATTTTAGCAAAAATCCAGATTTTCACAAATCAGAAGAGGCAAGAACCTTATAATAAACTATTAGCAAAACACCAGAGAGGTAATATGAATAACCTAATCCATAATAAATTGAGGACATCAAGACCCTTTGAAATATAGATGAATCCAACTCTTTTGAACTTTGAAGGACAGAGTTAGGTCTATAAGCAAGCAATTGAATCTTACTCTCAATATGTGCTCGAACACACCCTGGCTGTGGACTGCAGTTTTCATGCTCCCTAGAGCGAAATAGAACAACTGCAAGAAGAAGAAACATCAACGCAAACTTCCACAAGTAATAAACACAAAATTCTGTAAAGAGTTCTTTAGAAGCATCAATTGGGAAATAGTCAATAGTGGCCATCAAATCTGTTTGACAACGCAAAGAGAAGTATTACATGTTTGAGTTCCAATataattaactattatttttatttcaaactcTCTTCTTTTGTTTCCTTAATAAGTGTCATCGTTAGCAAGTCCTTCCAAGTATGAACAGTACCAAAAACTTAGAACAAAAGAAGTAGACTCCTACCATAACTTCCATCATCATTTCGGCGCCAATATCGTACATAACAAAGATCACGGGGCCACACAAACCTGCAATGATAAATACATAGCAGTGACAGTCAAGAGAGTTAGCCAACTCAATTTGTAGATGAATAACCCTTTCTTAACTATTTATCGAGTCTCAAATCatgcttttatatatacaaaaaataaaaaatcaaatttaagcAGTGGGAGCCCTAAATATTGGTTCACATGTcaagaaataaaacaatttatccAGAAAACTTACAACACAATACAAGAAAAATCGGTTAttcaaaaaaacacattttcatTCATCACTGATTTATGTGAAAATAGTTGAACAagtttaacaaatataatttacaaaCAATTACAAATGTCAGAAGATAGATTATTTATACATTGGGAACCAATCTAGCTGAAGTCGATGATAAAGAACTGCCGTATGCCCATCCACCTCCTCAACTAAACTACCATGTAGGAAACTGCAATCCCATCTGCAGACATGCAAATAATAAGAAGCAAACAACATTTATTTGCAGAACTGTGGAACatcaaatatctaaaaataattgtgtttgcagtgaatattttaatttaattcaagtgATAACTATAACATcatctgaaaagaaaattaatttatcatctaaGAAAAAGATATTAGAGGTTTCAAACTAACTACCTGTCTTACCTTGCAATCAAAACTAAACAAATTTGAACCACAGTCCTCGAttttcatcaaataaattttttttaataagactCATCAGTTCATCATCTATAATAACAAGTTAACAACCAAGTGTTAAACCACTTTGTTGGGTCAGCCATATGGATCATATGGCATATATTGACCTTTAAGAAAACCAAACTCCCaattaattcattcaaaattttcaatggtttttttgCCTATTCTTTTCTTTGGTTTCCTCTACCATTTTTGTGTAATGCTCAACCATTTGGTCCACCTTTCACACCATGACCTCTGTTGGTCCTCAGCTCTTTCCCTCACATAACCAAAAGCCATCTTAGGCAATTTTCTATAATCTTCTAAATAGGTGTTACTCCAATATATTCCCAAAAACTTCCACTCATAATATATTGTTTGTCCATTAAACTTATTCAGCTGAACATTCTAAGTTCCCACCAGTCAAaaatttaacagaaaaaaattatattagtcatAGGAAGAGCACAAAAGAATGTAAATAGTTTTCAACTCCAATAGTGCCACATTATGACATAGCAATGGCTCATTCACCTCCTTACCCAGTCTACCctagtatttttattaacacTGGCAACTGTAACCCATTTAGCATCTAAGTTACTAAATTAGATAATTTTGCTTTCAGAGTTCTTTACTGTTTTTTATAGGAAACTAGGGTCTAGAGGCATAACTAGCCGTAACAGGAAAGGCACTCCTAAGGTGACAAGAATAGCTCACCCCTGCTACAGTCTTGCCTTAGAACCTTGGGCACAAGTTCTGGTTCCTTTAACTACAGTAAGGCCCAGTTTAGATTAATTTCTAGTTTATGggaattttttaa encodes:
- the LOC114173071 gene encoding protein ENHANCED DISEASE RESISTANCE 2-like; translated protein: MSSKIVYEGWMVRYGRRKIGRSFIHMRYFVLESRLLAYYKRKPQDNQVPIKTLLIDGNCRVEDRGLKTHHGHMVYVLSVYNKKEKNHRIMMAAFNIQEALIWKEKIEYVIDQHQGAQPSNGNKYISFEYKSGMDNGKTASSSDRESQFSAQEDEDDPHPNLLRRTTIGNGPPESVFDWTREIDSDLSNQNINNQAFSRKHWRLLQCQDGLRIFEELVEVDYLPRSCSRAMKAVGVVEATCEEIFELVMSMDGTRFEWDCSFLHGSLVEEVDGHTAVLYHRLQLDWFPMFVWPRDLCYVRYWRRNDDGSYVVLFRSREHENCSPQPGCVRAHIESGGFNISPLKPRNGRPRTQVQHLMQIDLKGWGVGYLSSFQQYCVRQMLNSVAGLREWFAQSDERNAHPRIPVMVNMSSTSVSSKKNQKPNDFSVNPSSLDQMNSASRNSALIDEYSDDEEDFQIAESEQEAYQIGLENDVKRTALEEEPANEIDLSSFSGNLRRDDRDNARDCWKISDGNNFRVRSKHFCYDKSKVPAGKHMLDLVAVDWFKDSKRMDHVARRHGCAAQVASEKGFFSFVINLQVPASTHYSMVFYFVTKELVSGSLLHRFVDGDDEFRNSRFKLIPSVPKGSWIVRQSVGSTPCLLGKAVDCNYIRGPKYLEIDVDIGSSTVANGVLGLVIGVITTLVVDMAFLVQANTPDELPERLIGAVRISHLELKSAIVPKLEPDPS